The proteins below are encoded in one region of Mangifera indica cultivar Alphonso chromosome 7, CATAS_Mindica_2.1, whole genome shotgun sequence:
- the LOC123221896 gene encoding pectinesterase-like produces MGGGQIVAVGASVLLVVGVCVGVIAGGLSGNGSDDIDGYHNLSTSSKAIAAVCGPTDFKEACFNSVNSAANNKSATPKDFIQAAIQSTIRVVEEARKKTGSVFDRNDESQKMAEEDCEELLDFAVDELKASHSAVGQSDLQSLDQRKNEILNWLSAVISYQQTCIDGVNQPELKNKMSNEILHNATQLTSNALAIVSSISGIINTFHPPMNNTTPSRRLLGLSENGSGKFPEWLSASDRKLLEINDNAQPTPNAVVAQDGSGQYKTISEALDAYPKDLKGRYVIYVKAGIYEEYITVNKDQVNVFMHGDGPRKTIITGNKNNREGVSTYRTATFSAVGTGFIAKLIGFQNTAGSEGHQAVALRVQSDMSAFYQCRMDGHQDTLYTQTHRQFYHNCVISGTVDFIFGDAAAVIQSSLIIVRKPMDGQQNTITAQGRSDKRETTGLVIQHCRIVPEQKLFPLRFKIPTYLGRPWKLFSRTVIMESEIGDCIQPAGWLPWDGTFALDTLYYAEFANQGPGAVTNKRVNWLGYHVITNRNEAVQFTAGSFIQGGLWLKDTGSPFLLGLTLLATQNQIKFKS; encoded by the exons ATGGGAGGAGGACAGATTGTCGCGGTTGGCGCCTCGGTTTTACTTGTAGTTGGAGTATGCGTTGGTGTCATAGCAGGAGGTTTGAGTGGCAATGGTTCAGATGATATTGATGGTTATCATAATCTTTCTACAAGTTCAAAGGCTATTGCTGCTGTTTGTGGGCCAACTGATTTTAAGGAAGCTTGTTTTAACAGTGTGAATTCGGCTGCCAACAATAAGAGTGCTACGCCAAAGGACTTCATCCAGGCTGCTATTCAATCTACAATCCGTGTGGTGGAAGAGGCAAGGAAAAAGACAGGATCAGTGTTTGACAGAAATGATGAGAGTCAGAAAATGGCAGAGGAAGACTGTGAAGAATTGTTGGATTTTGCTGTTGATGAGTTAAAAGCTTCCCATTCAGCGGTTGGTCAAAGTGACTTGCAGTCTTTGGATCAAAGGAAGAATGAGATTCTGAATTGGTTAAGTGCTGTAATATCTTATCAACAGACATGCATTGATGGGGTGAATCAGCCAGAATTGAAGAATAAAATGTCTAATGAGATTCTTCATAATGCAACTCAGTTGACAAGTAATGCCTTGGCTATTGTTTCTTCCATTTCAGGGATCATAAACACATTCCATCCGCCTATGAACAACACTACACCTTCTCGGCGACTTTTAGGTTTATCAGAAAATGGTAGTGGAAAATTCCCTGAATGGCTTTCAGCTTCAGACAGGAAGTTATTAGAAATCAATGACAATGCTCAACCGACTCCTAATGCAGTCGTGGCTCAAGATGGTAGTGGACAATATAAAACCATTAGTGAAGCCCTTGATGCATATCCCAAAGACCTGAAAGGGAGATATGTTATATATGTGAAGGCTGGAATTTATGAAGAGTACATTACTGTAAACAAAGATCAAGTTAATGTGTTCATGCATGGTGATGGACCTCGGAAGACAATCATTACAGGAAATAAAAACAACCGTGAGGGTGTCTCAACATATAGGACTGCAACCTTCT CTGCAGTTGGGACTGGATTCATTGCAAAGTTAATTGGGTTTCAAAACACAGCTGGATCAGAAGGGCACCAGGCAGTGGCACTCCGAGTTCAGTCAGACATGTCAGCCTTCTACCAATGCAGAATGGATGGGCACCAGGACACATTGTATACCCAAACTCATCGTCAATTCTATCACAACTGTGTCATCTCTGGAACTGTTGATTTCATCTTCGGTGACGCTGCTGCAGTCATCCAGAGCTCTTTAATCATTGTAAGGAAGCCAATGGATGGCCAGCAGAACACAATAACTGCTCAAGGACGATCAGACAAACGTGAAACCACTGGCTTGGTAATCCAACACTGCCGCATCGTCCCAGAGCAGAAACTGTTTCCATTAAGATTCAAGATCCCCACTTACTTGGGTAGACCCTGGAAGTTATTCTCAAGAACTGTTATCATGGAATCAGAAATAGGAGATTGCATTCAGCCAGCAGGGTGGCTGCCATGGGATGGGACCTTTGCACTGGACACGCTGTACTATGCAGAATTTGCAAACCAAGGCCCCGGGGCTGTGACAAATAAAAGAGTCAATTGGCTGGGATACCATGTCATAACAAACAGAAATGAAGCAGTTCAATTTACAGCAGGTTCATTTATCCAAGGAGGTCTGTGGTTGAAAGACACAGGATCACCTTTCTTACTAGGTCTCACACTTTTAGCAActcaaaaccaaattaaatttaagtcgTAG
- the LOC123220462 gene encoding uncharacterized protein LOC123220462 → MKRDHLSECGGCVSNHGLLLHNVRHRGSYRRLCTNCILKCHQGLFCPICLQVYETSPPPPNVRLMCVKCPSICHLSCSSSSLPSCPTSAFVCPPCSNPNFIFFKVNGDTQMNSNTATDNSTNSNGNGDNKKFLDVGSARALVAAAKIAALSMSKAAAMARVEAERRVKEAALAKKRAREALERLVYLAAEERERELKKGSGGVLVKYNNDKNGGEKSSNGLHPVPSGAVAGHYQHQESNHGIGK, encoded by the coding sequence atgaaaCGAGACCATCTATCTGAATGCGGTGGTTGCGTTTCCAATCACGGCTTGCTCCTCCATAACGTTCGCCACCGTGGCAGTTACCGCCGTTTATGCACCAACTGCATCTTGAAATGTCACCAAGGACTCTTTTGCCCAATCTGTCTCCAAGTTTACGAAACTTCACCTCCCCCTCCTAACGTGCGTCTCATGTGCGTCAAATGCCCCTCCATTTGCCACCTCTCttgctcctcctcctccttACCGTCCTGTCCTACCTCAGCTTTCGTTTGTCCACCTTGTTCAAACCCtaatttcatcttcttcaaagtCAACGGAGACACCCAGATGAATAGTAATACTGCTACTGATAATAGTACTAATAGTAATGGAAATGGTGATAATAAGAAGTTTCTCGATGTGGGTTCGGCCAGGGCTTTAGTTGCGGCCGCCAAGATTGCAGCTTTATCGATGAGTAAAGCGGCTGCTATGGCGAGAGTTGAGGCGGAGAGGAGAGTTAAGGAGGCTGCTTTGGCGAAGAAACGAGCTAGAGAGGCACTGGAAAGGCTTGTATACTTGGCAGCtgaagagagggagagagaattgAAGAAAGGGAGTGGTGGGGTTTTGGtgaaatataataatgataaaaatggaGGAGAGAAGAGCAGTAATGGGTTGCATCCCGTTCCATCTGGTGCAGTTGCAGGGCACTATCAACATCAAGAAAGCAATCATGGAATTGGAAAATAG
- the LOC123221753 gene encoding 50S ribosomal protein L3-2, mitochondrial, with the protein MWPLSRALINRFHQLLTTNPRTPSAPFILFKSFSTDSLIDGSEIQVQESRIIEAKPGVMNPNSKRTGVIAVKCGMSAIWDKWGARIPITVLWVDDNIVSQVKTVEKEGFSALQIGCGQKKEKHLRKPEVGHFRAQGVELKRKLREFPVTEDALLPVGTSIGVRHFVPGQYVDITGITKGKGFQGGMKRWGFKGMPASHGASLSHRSIGSTGQRDAPGKVFKGKKMPGRMGGKQRTVKNVWVYKIDPARDLMWVKGQVPGAEGNFVFIKDAVYRKPDISLLPFPTYLTPEDEDTTTLEPLIADLGKEDPFMMAD; encoded by the exons ATGTGGCCTTTATCAAGAGCCCTCATTAACCGCTTCCACCAGCTGCTCACCACCAATCCCAGGACACCTTCAGCCCCATTCATCTTATTTAAAAGTTTCAGCACAGATTCTTTGATTGATGGGTCGGAGATCCAAGTACAAGAGTCGAGAATTATTGAAGCAAAACCGGGAGTGATGAATCCCAACTCAAAACGAACCGGTGTTATTGCAGTCAAGTGCGGAATGTCGGCTATTTGGGATAAATGGGGTGCGAGGATTCCTATTACTGTGCTTTGGGTCGATGATAATATTGTCTCTCAAGTTAAAACTGTTGAAAAAGAAGGCTTCTCTGCCTTACAG ATTGGATGCGGGCAGAAGAAGGAGAAACATTTGAGAAAACCTGAAGTGGGTCATTTTAGGGCTCAAGGTGTTGAACTCAAGAGGAAATTGAGAGAGTTTCCTGTGACCGAGGATGCGCTTCTTCCAGTTGGTACGTCTATTGGTGTCCGCCACTTTGTTCCTGGCCAATATGTTGATATCACAGGAATAACAAAAGGGAAAGGTTTTCAG GGTGGAATGAAAAGATGGGGATTTAAAGGTATGCCAGCATCTCATGGTGCATCACTATCGCATCGTAGTATTGGTTCAACAGGTCAGAGAGATGCTCCTGGCAAG GtttttaaaggtaaaaagaTGCCTGGACGCATGGGTGGAAAGCAGAGAACAGTAAAAAATGTATGGGTTTACAAAATTGATCCAGCTAGGGATTTGATGTGGGTGAAAGGGCAG GTCCCGGGTGCTGAAGGGAACTTTGTGTTTATCAAAGATGCTGTTTACAGGAAACCTGATATTTCACTACTTCCATTCCCTACTTATTTGACCCCAGAAGATGAGGACACAACGACATTAGAACCTTTGATTGCTGATCTTGGGAAAGAAGATCCATTTATGATGGCAGATTGA